TGACAGAATTAGATGATATTTACCGCCCATACCGACCGAAACGCAAAACTCGGGCAAGTATTGCCAAAGAAAAAGGGCTGGAACCTTTGGCGAATTGGATTTTGGAGGAGAATGTAAGCGGTTGGGAAGATCAGGCGAGGAGTCATATTAACGCAGAGTTAGGTGTTGAGACAGAAGAAGACGCATTGCAAGGAGCGAAAGATATTATTGCAGAGTACATATCGGATGATGCGGCATTGCGGAAACAGATTCGCGAGTTCACAACGCAAAAGGGCAAACTTGTCAGCCGGGCCATTCAACCTGGAATTTCAACTGTTTATGACCAATATTACGAATATGAAGAGGCGCTGTCCACGGTTCCGGCACATCGTGTCTTGGCAATGAATCGCGGCGAGAAAGAAGAAATATTGCGTGTAACCATTGAAGTCTCTGATGAAGTCGTTCATTTGATCGAGAAAAAGTACCGAAAAAAACCCCGTTCTGCAGTGGCCGCTATTTTGCAAGAGGTTTTTGCCGATGCGTATAAACGATTGATTGCTCCTTCGATTGAGCGGGAAGTCCGCAATGCGCTAACCGAAAAAGCAGAGGAGCAAGCCATCCGCATTTTTTCTTTTAACTTGCGAAATTTACTATTGCAACCGCCGATTCGCGACAAAGTCGTATTGGGAATTGACCCGGCATATCGCACCGGTTGTAAAATTGCTGTAGTTGATGAAACAGGGAAAGTTTTGCATATAACAGTAACATATCCTACGCCGCCGCAAAATAAAATAGCAGAAGCAGCAGATTGTATCCGAAAACTTGTCCATGAATATCAGGTGGATGTCATCGCCATCGGAAACGGGACAGGTTCCAGAGAGACGGAGCAATTTGTTGCGGATCTTATCCCAAGTTTAAGCAGGAACGTTGTTTATATCATCGTGAATGAAGCTGGGGCAAGCGTGTACTCTGCTTCCAAACTTGCCGGCGAAGAATTCCCCAAACTGGATGTTGCGGAAAGAAGCGCAATTTCGATTGCCAGACGATTGCAAGATCCTTTGGCGGAACTCGTTAAAATTGATCCCAAATCCGTAGGCGTCGGTCAATATCAACATGATGTGTCGCAAAAACGATTGTCGGAATCATTGGGTGCCGTTGTGGAATCGGCTGTAAACAGTGTCGGCGTGGATCTGAACACCGCTTCTGCTTCCTTGTTATCCTATGTGGCGGGTCTTAGCACATCTGTTGCCAAAAACATTGTTTCCTTTCGTGAAGAACATGGAAAATATACCGATCGTAAACAACTGCTGAAAGTTCCACGATTGGGACCGAAAGCATTTGAACAGTGTGCCGGGTTTTTGCGTGTACCAGATTCCAAAACTATCTTTGACAACACTCCTATACACCCGGAATCCTACGAAATCGCTGAACGTCTGCTGCGTATGTTAGGATATCAGGCAGCCGATCTGCATACGGACAACGAAGATCCGTTAAAAGAAAAGCTTATATCCATTGCGGACATTTCGTATTTGGCTGAGCAGCTTGAAGTCGGTGAACCGACGTTAAAGGATATCGTTGATGCGCTTCAAAAGCCAGGCAGAGACCCGAGAGAAGAGTTGCCGCCGCCTGTTTTCCGCACAGACGTTTTGAAGATGGAAGACTTGCAGGCAGGCATGGTACTCAAAGGTACGGTACGAAATGTGGTGGATTTTGGCGCTTTTGTGGATATTGGCGTCAAGCAAGATGGATTGGTACATATATCTGAGCTAAGCAATCAATATGTGAAACATCCAATGGATGTTGTCGCGGTCGGTGACATTGTAGATGTGCAGGTCATCTCCGTCGATTTGCATAAAGGCCGAATTAGTCTTTCGATGAAACAAATAGCACAAGACACCGTAAGTCCCTAAAAGGTCGCGTTTGGATGAACAACCTCAAGAAGGGATGGCGGCAAGGAGGGATCAATTTTGGGACGATCCATAGACAATGACAAGTTTGGTCTGATTTTTCAGTTTTCTTGTGATCCCATACTCATTTTGGACCCGGAATTATCGGTTGTTGCGTGTAACCATGCAGCAGAGAAGTTCTTTCGAATATCGATTGATCAAACGGGACAGTGTCATTTTTGTGATTTGTTTGATTGCAATCAGTCGCTGCCGCAAGGATACACAGTACAGGAAGGATTCGAGCAATGCCTTCGTACTAAGAAACCGGTGCAGGGAATTGAGTTGTTAGTTGCCGGACATGAATTCCGATATGGAGAAATTAGTGCATTTCCCATTCCTTTCGATGAAGAATGGTTATTGGCAATCGCTATCCGAGATACGACGAAAAATGTCTGTTTACGAGGGCAACTGGAAGAGTGGGCGCGTACCGATCCTTTAACCGGCTTGCTGAATCGGCGTTCATTAGAAAAGGAATTGGCACGGTTAATAACGAATGCCGAGCGATATCATGAAGTATTTAGCTTGGTTATGGTTGATTTAGACGATTTGAAAAAGATTAATGATCAATTTGGACATCATGCCGGGGATCAAGCGATATTGGACATATCCAAACTGCTAAAATCCCAATTGCGCCCGACGGATTTTATCGCACGTTATGGTGGAGATGAATTTGTGCTATTATTCCCGAATACGACACACAAGCAGGCGATCATTGCCATACAACGAATTGAAGACTCGCTCAATCAGAAAAATGCCGAATCCATATCTGAATATTCCCTCGGATTTTCCTATGGGATCGCACAATGGACGAAGCAAACAAATGTCAAAGAACTGTTGGAGCAAGCGGATCAGTTAATGTATCGACAAAAGAAACAAAAAGATGATCGAACACAAGAATAGTTTAAATTTAATAAAAAAATCCTCTGCCAAGATGTAACATTTTTCATGTGGGCTCCTTCTATATAAGTGAGAAGGTAAATCGACGATTTTACCTAGGGAAGTACTCCGCACAATGGGAGGAGCGATACGCATTGAGTTTTAAACTTTTGGTATATAGTAATGAGTCCTATATAGCTACCATGCTTCGCCATACACTTTCTCCGAAGATATTTGGTATCGAGACGGTTTACGATTGCTATCAATTGAACGCAATCGTAAAGCATCGATCATTTGCACTTGTCATTATGCATGTTCATGAAGGGACGCAAGCGGAATATGATTGCTGCAGGATGTTTGGAGAAACGTACGACATTCCATTTATCGTGATTACAGGCTCCCTGAACCCTGAAAATCGTTTGCAGCTATTGCGGCTGGGTGCTTTGGATTGTTTGACGGAAGATTGCAAATTGGAGGAACTGACGGTACGGATCCAAAATGTGTTGCGTTTTGTGGATTTGGCGGAGCGCCGGGCTGCGGAAATTCGACAGCCACAACCTATTATTCATTTGTCTGACGCGTTGTTTGTGAATCAGCAATTCCAATATGTAATGCGGCATGGCGAGCAGCAATACTTATCGCCCATCGAATTTCGTTTGCTAAAATATTTGATCGAGCATTGCAATGAAATTGTTGATTCGGAACACTTGCTGCAAGTGGGGTGGGGAGCAGTCAACCAATCAGGACGGGACGAGTTGTATGTGTACATCCGTTCTTTGCGAAAAAAACTGGATGTTCCCGGGCATCCGAGTTGCATTAAAAGTTTTTACGGGAAAGGATATTTGCTGCATATTCCGCGCTTGGCAGCGGCAACCCAAGATGAAAAATCAGTACTGTCTTTATGAGGCAGCACGTTTTATCGCCTCCTTTCTTTTTCCAACCCTTTCTTTTTCCAAACAAATATAGGTATAATGTAGAAAATGAATGGATGAGGTGTCTGGTTGTGCAGATGCGGGATCTTGGGGAATTCGGATTGATCGACCGCTTGACGGCGCGTTTGAAACACATACAAACAGATGTTACAGTAGGGATCGGCGATGATGCCGCAGTACTTGGTTACCCAGCAGATTGTGAAATTGTTGCAACGACGGACGCCTTGGTGGAAGGTGTCCATTTTCGTTCGGATACTATTTCCGTACACAATCTTGGATATAAAGCGGTAGCGGCATCCATTAGCGATATTGCGGCAATGGGCGGTCTTCCCAAGCATATCTTGTTATCGTTGGCCATTCCCCCAGATAGCGATATTTCACGACTGGAAGGGATATATGACGGGATCGATGAGATTTCCCAACATTATAAATGCTCTGTTGTCGGAGGAGATGTCGTAAAGACAGAGGGGCCGCTGGTGATCAACGTCACTCTGCTCGGAACGGTAAAACGTGGACAAGCTTTGTTGCGATCCGGCGCAAAGGTTGGAGATGTGGTATTCGTTACAGGATATGTCGGCGGTTCTGCTGCGGGTCTTTCCTATCGTCTTCGTTCACAACATCCGCCATTCGTCGAAACTGCTGAAGATACGGCAGCATGGAAAGACTGTATGGAGTATTTGGGATCGTGCCATGAACGACCAAATCCACAAGTGCAAGCCGGGCAGCTGTTGCTTGCTTCAGGCGTGTGCAGTTCGTGCAATGACATTAGCGATGGACTTGCAAGTGAATTGCATGAAATATCGAAAGCAAGCAATGTCACCATCGAAATACAAGCAGCTGCTGTCCCGATCCATCCGCATGTACAAGCATTTGCCCGCGGTTTTTCCTGTGATGCACTGGAATGGGCGCTGTATGGCGGCGAGGATTATCAATTGGTCGGTACTGTCCGAAAGGAATCTTTTGACACATTAGCCGCTCAATTTCATCAAGCAGGATTGCAAATGTTTGCGATCGGCCATGTAACAGGAACGGGTCGAGGTGTTTTGTTGCGACAAGGAAATGCGAGTACTGATATTTCCGCGTCTGGCTATAATCATTTTCGATCATGATGATGTATATCTGCTGGAGGGTATGGTTGTGGTAATTTCTGCAGAAAGTCCCCGTGAAACACAAGCCATTGGAAAAGAATTTGTTGCCAGGTTGTCTGCCGGGGATGTTATTTGTCTGGATGGAGATCTTGGCGCAGGGAAGACGACATTCACTCAGGGAATTGCAATGGGACTTGGAATTCACGAGATTGTCAACAGTCCTACCTTTACATTAATTCAGGAATACGTAGGGACCCTGCCGCTCTATCATATGGATTTGTACCGTTTGGGCGATCAAGCAATTGAAGAAGAATTGGGACTGGAAGATTATATGTATGGCAAAGGAATCACTGTGATTGAATGGAGCAATTGGATTGAACGTTTGTTGCCGGAAGAGCGGTGGGTTGTTGCCATCGAAATAACAGGTGTACAATCCAGATCCATTTGCATCACCGGCGTGGGGGAGAGACCACAGAGATTGATAAAGGAGTGGGAGCAAAATGGCTTATCTCGCCCTTGACACGTCTACGGAGACATTGGCAATCGGAGTTGGAGACGAGGTACAGTTGTTGGGCGAAGCAACGATATTGCGTACAAACAATCATTCCATTCAAATGATGCCGATACTTGATCAATTAATGGACGATTGTAGCATCACTCCACAACAGTTGGAAGGCATTATTATCGGAAAAGGTCCTGGATCGTATACAGGTGTTCGGATTGGTGTTACGACTGCAAAGGTACTTGCATGGACCCTGAATATTCCTATGATCGGCGTTTCGAGTTTGCAGGCGCTGGCCCAATCGTCCCGTTCCCATCGGGGAATTGTGCTTGCGATGTTTGAGGCGAGACGAAAACGGGTGTATGCGGGTGCGTATCTTGGTTCCCGCGCATATGAAGCAGTTGTTCCAATTGCGGAAATTCGCCAATGGCTCGTATCGAGTTTCGGTTGCGGAAATGAAAGTGAATTTCCTGAAATTGTATGTACAGGAGACGGTTCCAGAAATTATGCAACGGAATTGCGGCAAATGTTCGAAGATCGCCTGACCGAAATCGCGCCTTTATCGCGACAGCATATACGGGCCGCTAATCTTTTGGAACTTGGGATCCCACTATTGAAGCAGGGAAAACGGGAAGATACCGCCAATTTTTCTCCGGAATATCTGCAACTGGCGCAAGTGGAAGCGAAACTTTTGCAAGAAACCAAGGAAGGTACTGTATAAAATGAATATTCCCGTCACATTTCGAAAAATGAAATTCGAAGACATTGACCAAATTTTGGAGATCGAGCGGGAAGCCTTCTTGACGCCTTGGACCAGAGCAGCTTTTGAAGGCGAACTCAAGGACAACCACTTTGCACAGTATTACGTAGCGGTTGCGGGTCAAAAGGTCGCCGGGTATTGCGGTATGTGGGTGATCCTTGACGAAGCGCATATTACCAATATAGCCATTCGCGCCAATTACAGAGGAAAGAAGATAGGAGAAGCCTTATTGCGATTTATGATGGCAATGGGGGGTGTGCATGGGGCGAAACGCATCACCCTGGAAGTCCGCGTTTCCAATTCCGTTGCCAGACAGCTATATTATAAACTTGGTTTTGAAGATAGCGGGATTCGCAAAGGATATTATACGGATAACAATGAAGATGCCTTAATCATGTGGGCGGATTTGCCGTCAGATATTAATACCGCCGCAGAAGAGCGGAATACGGATCGATATGCAGGGAGTTAAATGTATATGGGCTGGAAGTCTAGAAGCCAGGAACGTTATCAGACACAATATGCACAGCATGTGGAACAGGGGCAACCGTGTTACATATTGGGGATTGAATCGAGCTGTGATGAAACATCAGTAGCCATTGTGGAAAATGGGCGCAGGATTGTATCCAATGTGATTTCTTCACAAGCGGATATTCATAAGCAATTTGGCGGGGTGGTGCCGGAAGTGGCGTCACGCCGTCATGTTGAGCGAATTACGCAAGTGGTTGAAATGGCTCTGCAGCAGGCAAATCTTACGATGGAAAGGATTGCGGCTATTGGTGTCACGTACGGTCCAGGTTTGGTCGGGGCCTTGCTGGTCGGTGTATCTGCCGCGAAGTCTTTGGCATATGCACATGATCTGCCAGTGATTGCAGTGCACCATATCGCCGGACATATTTATTCCAACTTTCTTGAAAATAAGAAGCATCCCCCTGTGCTTGCCCTGATCGTTTCCGGCGGACATACGGAAATCGTTTATATGCCAGATTTATATACGTATGAATGTTTGGGGCGAACAAGGGATGATGCGGTCGGAGAAGCATTTGACAAGGTGGCTAGGACGATGGGGCTGGAATATCCGGGAGGGCCTGTCATTGACCGATTGGCACAAAAGGGAAATCCGGAAGCTGTCCCTCTTCCGCGAGCCTTTCTTGCGGATGACTCCTTTGATTTCAGCTTTAGCGGTTTAAAATCTGCTGTCATTAATGTCCTTCATAATGGGAAGCAACGGGGTGAATCGATTTCACAAGAAGATTTGGCGGCAAGTTTTCAAGCTGCCGTAACAGATGTATTAGTCGAAAAGACTGCCAAAGCCGTTCTTCGGACAGGAGTGCGCCAAGTTGTTGTAGCTGGCGGTGTAGCAGCAAATCAGGGGCTGCGGGCAAGTCTTGGCAAACGTGCGCAACTTGATGGATTTGAAGTCTATTTTCCGCCCGTTGCTTTATGCACAGACAATGCAGCAATGATCGCAGGCGCCGCTTATCCGTTATATCAAAAAGGCCAATTTGCCGATTTATCTTTAAATGCTGTGGCAAATATTCGATTAGGAGTGGAACGTTGATGAATCGCGAGCGAGTTGCTCAATTGCTTTTGACTATTCAAGCTGTGCATTTGCGTCCGGACAATCCTTTTACATGGGCATCCGGCATTCAATCCCCCATTTATTGCGACAACCGATTGATTATGGGGTATCCGGATGTTCGCCAGGAGATTGCAAACGCATTTGTCCAAACCATCCAAACGTCCTACGGCAATGTGGATGTCATTGCGGGTACGGCGACGGCAGGCATTCCCCATGCAGCCTGGGTGGCCCAATCCATGGAAAAGCCGATGATCTATGTACGATCCAGCGCTAAAGGGCACGGTAAACAAAATATGATTGAGGGAGTACTTCGCCCAGGGCAAAAAGTCGTTGTCATCGAAGACCTGATTTCCACAGGTCAAAGTGTTCTTAAAGTTGTGGATGCTCTGCGCGAAGCAGGTGCGGACGTTTTAGGCGTTGTGGCGATTTTTACATATGGTTTGCAAAAAGCGGTTCAACAGTTTGAACAGCATCAAACACCCTTTACGACGCTGACGAGTTATGACGAATTGATACCTGTTGCTGTTCGGGAGGGTTTCGTTACGGAACAGCAAGTCGAACAGTTGAAACAATGGAAACATTCGTTGGAAAATCGGGAATAACAAAGATGCAGAAAAATACACAGATACAGAATATATGCGATAATACATGTGATTGCAATTTTGATCCGAGCGGTAGAGTTTGTTGTTTAAATAATCCTATTAGGATTCCAATCTCCTCAAGTTTCATAGAGGAGATTTTTCTTTGTCCAAATGCCTTGCGTTCTCATGTCGAGCGCATGGAACGTCGGACACCATGTATGAAACGGTGTATGTTTCATCGAATTATCCACAAAAGATGTGTGAATGGCAGATGGTTATCCACAACACTGTGAATAACCTAAGAAAATGCAAGAATTACGCTGTGTATAAAACCTATAAAAATTTTGTCGAGTTATGTAAAATAATCGTTAAAATTGTGGAAAACAAGTAAAATCCCCTGAAATATCTGCTGTTTTTATGTGGATAACTCTGTGGATTATGTGGATGACTCAAGATTTTGTCAATTTCGTATAGGAGTAAATGAATGATCTGGGAAAGGAGCAAGAGGGAATGGATGTAGCTGCTTTGCAAACATTTATTTTGGCAGCACAATATCAAAGCTTGAACAAAGCTGCAAAACAACTGCATATTTCACAACCAGCCGTATCGATTCGCATTCAAACACTCGAAGCCGAGTGTGGATATAAGCTGTTTGAAAAGGTGGGCCGCAGTTTGCGATTAACGCCGGCAGGGAAACAGTTCTATCCCTATGTGGCACGATGCCTGGGAACACTTTCCGATGGATTGCGCGGGTTGGACTGTTTGAACAGGCAGCCGATGAAGCAATGGAATGACAGTGCCATTTCTATTGCAGCAGATGAGATCTCCATCTACCGGCTTTCCGCATGTTTGAATCGACTGAATCGAATGCAAGACAACGGTTCATCCCGAGTGGAGCGGATCGTTTATCATCTGCTTTTGCCGCACATTCAGGCGAAACTGGTTGCTGACAGTATTCAATTGGCATTTATCAGTCAAGAATTTCATCATCCTTCATTACGGACATTCTATCTGTGCGACGAACCGTTTGCATGTGTCGTGCATCGACAACATCAATGGCGGGTGGGCGCTTCAGATTTTCCTTTTTTCCTACCTATTGATATACCCTTTTTGTCAACTCTGCCAATGCATAAGGAACTTGAAACGTTGCATTCATCCTTTCTTCGCAACATTGTATATTCCAACAGTTTTTATATGATCAGACAATCCGTTATATCTGGCGCTGGTTTTGGGATCGTGCCCAAATGGATGGTTGACAAGGAACAAGACATGGAAGATGTCGTGTCCATAGAACTTCCGGGTATACAGATGCCGAATTGTCAACTATATTGTGTATTTTCCCTTGCTATCCCTATTCAAGTTCAAAAATGGCTGATCTCCTGTTTTATGGAATAAGATCGGCAAGAACGGTCATCCTACAGAAGTAACAGAGTATTGGACTAGGATGATGATCGATGTTGCGAACGATGCCAAGCAAACGATTCCTAAGAAAAAGGCATGCTTTCCTCTATATCCTCATACAGCTTTTTGCGTTGATCTTTGCACCGACCGGAACTGCGGCATCCAGTCAGAAGCCGGTGGAATCAGGCATGCGTCATCCCCATCATGTGATTTTTTTGCCTTTATATTCGGTTGGCATAGAAATTTTTGAAAATCCGCAATTGCCT
Above is a window of Fodinisporobacter ferrooxydans DNA encoding:
- the tsaD gene encoding tRNA (adenosine(37)-N6)-threonylcarbamoyltransferase complex transferase subunit TsaD; its protein translation is MYMGWKSRSQERYQTQYAQHVEQGQPCYILGIESSCDETSVAIVENGRRIVSNVISSQADIHKQFGGVVPEVASRRHVERITQVVEMALQQANLTMERIAAIGVTYGPGLVGALLVGVSAAKSLAYAHDLPVIAVHHIAGHIYSNFLENKKHPPVLALIVSGGHTEIVYMPDLYTYECLGRTRDDAVGEAFDKVARTMGLEYPGGPVIDRLAQKGNPEAVPLPRAFLADDSFDFSFSGLKSAVINVLHNGKQRGESISQEDLAASFQAAVTDVLVEKTAKAVLRTGVRQVVVAGGVAANQGLRASLGKRAQLDGFEVYFPPVALCTDNAAMIAGAAYPLYQKGQFADLSLNAVANIRLGVER
- a CDS encoding Tex family protein, whose translation is MAVEEKDTQQRIIQSIAQELHLKVSQVEATVALLDEGNTIPFIARYRKEATGKLDENQLRDIHEKLEYLRSLQQRREEVSRLISEVAELTPALQATIESARNLTELDDIYRPYRPKRKTRASIAKEKGLEPLANWILEENVSGWEDQARSHINAELGVETEEDALQGAKDIIAEYISDDAALRKQIREFTTQKGKLVSRAIQPGISTVYDQYYEYEEALSTVPAHRVLAMNRGEKEEILRVTIEVSDEVVHLIEKKYRKKPRSAVAAILQEVFADAYKRLIAPSIEREVRNALTEKAEEQAIRIFSFNLRNLLLQPPIRDKVVLGIDPAYRTGCKIAVVDETGKVLHITVTYPTPPQNKIAEAADCIRKLVHEYQVDVIAIGNGTGSRETEQFVADLIPSLSRNVVYIIVNEAGASVYSASKLAGEEFPKLDVAERSAISIARRLQDPLAELVKIDPKSVGVGQYQHDVSQKRLSESLGAVVESAVNSVGVDLNTASASLLSYVAGLSTSVAKNIVSFREEHGKYTDRKQLLKVPRLGPKAFEQCAGFLRVPDSKTIFDNTPIHPESYEIAERLLRMLGYQAADLHTDNEDPLKEKLISIADISYLAEQLEVGEPTLKDIVDALQKPGRDPREELPPPVFRTDVLKMEDLQAGMVLKGTVRNVVDFGAFVDIGVKQDGLVHISELSNQYVKHPMDVVAVGDIVDVQVISVDLHKGRISLSMKQIAQDTVSP
- the tsaE gene encoding tRNA (adenosine(37)-N6)-threonylcarbamoyltransferase complex ATPase subunit type 1 TsaE; amino-acid sequence: MVVVISAESPRETQAIGKEFVARLSAGDVICLDGDLGAGKTTFTQGIAMGLGIHEIVNSPTFTLIQEYVGTLPLYHMDLYRLGDQAIEEELGLEDYMYGKGITVIEWSNWIERLLPEERWVVAIEITGVQSRSICITGVGERPQRLIKEWEQNGLSRP
- a CDS encoding sensor domain-containing diguanylate cyclase, yielding MGRSIDNDKFGLIFQFSCDPILILDPELSVVACNHAAEKFFRISIDQTGQCHFCDLFDCNQSLPQGYTVQEGFEQCLRTKKPVQGIELLVAGHEFRYGEISAFPIPFDEEWLLAIAIRDTTKNVCLRGQLEEWARTDPLTGLLNRRSLEKELARLITNAERYHEVFSLVMVDLDDLKKINDQFGHHAGDQAILDISKLLKSQLRPTDFIARYGGDEFVLLFPNTTHKQAIIAIQRIEDSLNQKNAESISEYSLGFSYGIAQWTKQTNVKELLEQADQLMYRQKKQKDDRTQE
- the thiL gene encoding thiamine-phosphate kinase; its protein translation is MRDLGEFGLIDRLTARLKHIQTDVTVGIGDDAAVLGYPADCEIVATTDALVEGVHFRSDTISVHNLGYKAVAASISDIAAMGGLPKHILLSLAIPPDSDISRLEGIYDGIDEISQHYKCSVVGGDVVKTEGPLVINVTLLGTVKRGQALLRSGAKVGDVVFVTGYVGGSAAGLSYRLRSQHPPFVETAEDTAAWKDCMEYLGSCHERPNPQVQAGQLLLASGVCSSCNDISDGLASELHEISKASNVTIEIQAAAVPIHPHVQAFARGFSCDALEWALYGGEDYQLVGTVRKESFDTLAAQFHQAGLQMFAIGHVTGTGRGVLLRQGNASTDISASGYNHFRS
- a CDS encoding LysR family transcriptional regulator, with the translated sequence MDVAALQTFILAAQYQSLNKAAKQLHISQPAVSIRIQTLEAECGYKLFEKVGRSLRLTPAGKQFYPYVARCLGTLSDGLRGLDCLNRQPMKQWNDSAISIAADEISIYRLSACLNRLNRMQDNGSSRVERIVYHLLLPHIQAKLVADSIQLAFISQEFHHPSLRTFYLCDEPFACVVHRQHQWRVGASDFPFFLPIDIPFLSTLPMHKELETLHSSFLRNIVYSNSFYMIRQSVISGAGFGIVPKWMVDKEQDMEDVVSIELPGIQMPNCQLYCVFSLAIPIQVQKWLISCFME
- a CDS encoding response regulator transcription factor produces the protein MSFKLLVYSNESYIATMLRHTLSPKIFGIETVYDCYQLNAIVKHRSFALVIMHVHEGTQAEYDCCRMFGETYDIPFIVITGSLNPENRLQLLRLGALDCLTEDCKLEELTVRIQNVLRFVDLAERRAAEIRQPQPIIHLSDALFVNQQFQYVMRHGEQQYLSPIEFRLLKYLIEHCNEIVDSEHLLQVGWGAVNQSGRDELYVYIRSLRKKLDVPGHPSCIKSFYGKGYLLHIPRLAAATQDEKSVLSL
- the rimI gene encoding ribosomal protein S18-alanine N-acetyltransferase — encoded protein: MNIPVTFRKMKFEDIDQILEIEREAFLTPWTRAAFEGELKDNHFAQYYVAVAGQKVAGYCGMWVILDEAHITNIAIRANYRGKKIGEALLRFMMAMGGVHGAKRITLEVRVSNSVARQLYYKLGFEDSGIRKGYYTDNNEDALIMWADLPSDINTAAEERNTDRYAGS
- the tsaB gene encoding tRNA (adenosine(37)-N6)-threonylcarbamoyltransferase complex dimerization subunit type 1 TsaB, translating into MAYLALDTSTETLAIGVGDEVQLLGEATILRTNNHSIQMMPILDQLMDDCSITPQQLEGIIIGKGPGSYTGVRIGVTTAKVLAWTLNIPMIGVSSLQALAQSSRSHRGIVLAMFEARRKRVYAGAYLGSRAYEAVVPIAEIRQWLVSSFGCGNESEFPEIVCTGDGSRNYATELRQMFEDRLTEIAPLSRQHIRAANLLELGIPLLKQGKREDTANFSPEYLQLAQVEAKLLQETKEGTV
- the pyrE gene encoding orotate phosphoribosyltransferase codes for the protein MMNRERVAQLLLTIQAVHLRPDNPFTWASGIQSPIYCDNRLIMGYPDVRQEIANAFVQTIQTSYGNVDVIAGTATAGIPHAAWVAQSMEKPMIYVRSSAKGHGKQNMIEGVLRPGQKVVVIEDLISTGQSVLKVVDALREAGADVLGVVAIFTYGLQKAVQQFEQHQTPFTTLTSYDELIPVAVREGFVTEQQVEQLKQWKHSLENRE